AGAAATATACCATGCAAAAATATGCTGCCGCCTCCACAACATCTGTTATTATACATGGTACCGTTAGGAATTAGCCATTGTAGATGCCTTACTACTCTATGGTAGTATTGGTTAGCGGTAATCCCTATTTTGTATTTTGGAGAATGGACAAAGTTTTATTGAGAAATGAAAGACACGTATTACTCCACTCTAGAATAAAAAGAGGCACTTATTGAATCATCTTTCATAGTGTTTGCGAAGTTCAAACGTGAATGGCCTTCCAAACAGAAAAACTTGTACTCTCCCTTTCGACCAAATGAAATGACAGTGCTCCTGCCAATTtcttgggaaaaagaaaacaatttataAAATCTGCAAACATTAAGATCTAAGGAATTTTTAATTTTATATTCCCGAGGAATAGTGTGACAATCATGGAATGAGTGGAAGGAAAAATACAGACACCATGTTTGAATGGACGAGTTACATAATAGCCCAAATACAACTACAGGGAGTTGGAGTAATAAAAATCATAACACAAACTCATCAAAGTGTTCTACATGTACCGGTCCGTCTATAATGCAAGATGCTTAGAGATGTTGTTCGAAAAATAAACTTATTTTTTACAAATGTTGTTACAAAAATAAACTTATTTTTTAAAAGTACCGGCGCCTATTTGTAAAGCAGGGGTGTTTGTTTAGGCACTCTGCTATAGAAATAAGGGAAATGTTTATATACAACGCACCGGCGCAACTTTCGGTCGGCCACATTCCCTCGCGCGCACTATATGCACCCCACGCTAGCTTTTGGTGCCACGCTGGCGCAGTCATAGCAAAACTGCTCCCCACGTCTCATGCTATGGGCCCACGCGACTACCCCTTTTTTTCTCCCTTTAGTTATGTCTTACCTTATTTGTTACCTTTCTTCTACCTCCAACCATATTAAGTTCTACTCTGCTACAATGTGTTGCCTCCGGCTGAGAAAAACGTTGCAACCCACAGAATAAAAAGCTAGAACCGACGAATAAAAAAGCTGGAAATGAAAGGCGGCGGATTTTTGCGAAGTGAGATTTGTTGGAACAAGCAGAGTGAGTGCTACGACCGTGTAGAAAAGATGTTGCAACCGTGGAGGGCGGCGGACAAAAGTTTTGCTGGAAGTACCGACATGAGCTGGAACCAGAAGTTGTTTTTGCTGCAACCGGCAATCACAAAGCTACAACCGTTCGATTCAAAAGCTTCAACCAACCGTATATAAAGCCTGAACAAGACACCATGGACTGAAAAAAGCTTCAATGGTTCATGTGAAAGCTTAAAACCGTATTCGGAAAAGCTTCAAACAGTGGAATAAAGAAGTTTCATCCGACCACTACGAAGTAAAAAATATATACAACGGTCATTTTGGAAAGCTTCAACCGTTAAATCGAAGAGCTTCAACCTTTTTTATAGAAAGCTTCAACCAACTATATAGAAAGCTTCAACGAAAAAGTTGCAATCGTTGACATGAAAAGCTTCAACCCTATTTTTGAAAAGCCTCAACCCGACGTCATAAAGCTGGAACTCGCACCTCACCATTGATGCAAATGGCAGCACCCCTTCGTCGGAGCTGCGACCTTCGCCGGAGCTGCATGTGGCGAAGCTGCCGAGAGCCACGATGACCGGGGGTGGGCCATGCTGGGGAACAAGCGACAGTGACGCTGGAGAGGAGCCGGTGGCTGGGAGGACATCCAGGCAGTGGCCGACAATGAtgagggcggcggccggcggcgacgtGGACGGCCGGCGAGCTGGCTGACGGCTGGGGGAGATCACGGCGTGTCAGCGACCCAAATACGGCCACAGTTGTGTCGATCAGTGGTAGCCCAAACTGCTGCCACGACAGCCGAAGCAACAAGCCCACCAAGTGATCAGCACATGGGCCGGGCCTGGTTGGGCATCACTCCAAGGCAAGGCAGACTACAAATATCCACGGGAGGTGCAGCGAAGAGTCATCCGGGCTTGGATCACGAACGGCAACGGCGGCTTCCTCTGTCCCCTATCATCTCCTACCTCATGTACTCCTCCTCAACCTCTTGTAGCTCAGCTTGATCTTCCTGTAATGGAGTAATTCGAGTGATTCGTAAGTGGGTACCTAACATCGTGGCATCAGAGCCTCCTTCCACCCTTCCGATTCGCCACAAATTTTCCCGAGTTCGTCCAATTTTTGCCCAATTTTTTTtctgagttcatcaatttctttcaCCACCATGCATGCGGAGCTGAAGGCCTACTTGGTCGATTACCATGCGCGGACCATGGCGCGCTACGACACCGTGGACAAGCAGCACGCGCGGATGTTGAAGATCCTCACGGGCGTCTCGACCCCGCAGCTGGCTTGCCCCATGGGAACGGCAGCCGATGGCGGCCTCACCGACAACGCCAGAGCCCCGCGGTCGTCCACGACGTCTTCTCCTCCACCACCAAGGCCCAGGAGACCTTGGAGCTCACCCCCGGCGCGTCCCCTGCTTCCATCAAGATGGTGCCGGTCACCTGTTCGACGGAATGTTCGACCCAGGTCATCACTGTcacccatgtcgaggaggtccacgACGCCACCACAACCCTGCGCCCCGAGCGCGCAGTCGACATCAACGACAAGGAGGTCGAGAAGCTCATACCCGCGTGGGCACCACCCACCATCAGCACCGACACCTCTCTCAACAAGGAGTTCGTTCCTCCAGTGGCGACCACCAGCAACATCGACCCCAAGGCCATCGTACAGGAGTTGGATACCTCACCACTACCCTCCATCGACACCTCCACCCCGGTCGTGAGCGATGGGGAGCACGGCGTCCTTCTCGTCGTCTCCAGCAACCTCGCTGCACCAGCGCTGACCATGCACTGGGCAGACTGCCCTGTCCCTGCAGGCGACTGGGTGAAGCCTCTTACTGCCACCATCAACAGTGCCGACGAGACACATGACACTGCCATCGCCGAGCGTCTGCACCTGTCTTCCTTCGAACATCAACCATGGCTACCCACTGTACAAGTGCAGTTCTATCACATGGGACCCCTCTTCAGGCCTAGTCCGTGGTCGTCGTTCCGACCTCTGTCAGTCGCAAGCTACTTGGAAGAACCATGTTCACGTATCCATAGTCAATCACGTGGAGGTTCCTGCTTCAGTCCTTGTCTAATTCGATTGACAATCAGAGATGTTCCTCGGGACGACCCTATTAATGGAACCGATTCAGACAGGACTTGCACCAATGGAATTCAACATAAAGTGCCTGAAAGTATTAGTACAATTGGACCGCTTGCAGTTGCACGCTCAACTGAACAAGAAGCTTGCCTTGAGGAGTACCAGGATGCATCTTCTTTTCTTCATCAATCAGATCCAGGAGATGGTATAGCAGTCGCATGTGAGCCAGATGTTTCTGCGAACCTCAAGAGTTTGGATAAAGGCTCAGTGGGTTCGTTTGGTTATCGGAATGATCTTGTTGTTACAGTCGACGACATGCTCAAGTCCACTTCTGAAGATAACTACAGTACACGCATTTTAATACAGGACAGTGCATGGCATGTTTCCTATGAGGCTTTTCACTTTCAGTATAATGAGAGGGATCCCAATTCAGCCTTAAACTGGTTTGCTCATGCCAAAACCACTCACGACACCCATCATGCTACCGTGGTTGAATATGTTATCCATATGGTGAGAACTTTGTTGATTATGATTGAGCTGGAGCAGTGCACTAACCCAGGCTTATTTGTTAAATGGGTTGTCGAGTCTGGGAGCAGCAAAAACAGCAAGGTTGTTTGGCAAACATACGGAATATTTCTGGAGAGAGTGTGTTATGGGGGCCCTGATTATGCCATTTCTATTTAATCTCATGAGTAACTTGTGCTCAGCAGGAGGTATCATGTTCACCTCCTGTGATTCTTTTAATTTTTTGAGAAAGGATGATCACCTTAACAGTCAGGAGAGCACCACGACTACCTCTGCTTTGACATTAAACACTTCCATTCAGTTCATGTTCTCTGTGAGAGTTGAGCGCTTGGCCCCCCTGTGCGATAACGTGCATTCATCTAGTGACCAAGCTGCAGAAAATGGTACTGACAAGAGAAAAGTTCTGTTGACTACTCCATATGAGGTATGGCTTACCAAGCTACGACCAAGACCATGGCCATGGTTCGAGTTTACTCCGAAGACCATTCAACCTAGGCTAGACTTGGTTTCACTTTCAGGTCATTGCCGCAAAACTTGTGTGGTGTTCGAGCAATGCTTTTGTAGTCAGCTCTATTTACGAATTGAACACTTGAGGCTCACGTGTGATGAATTACCCAATACTCCTGGAATGGTCAGCTTGGAATTCACTGTCTTTGCTATGTATCTGGCTTTGCTGCTACTCGCTTCTACTGATATCAATCACACCGGATTCTCCCGCTCAAGCACAACTGTTACAAACCTGAAGCTGCAGCTGATTGCCTTTTCAGATGAGTGGAAACTCCTAAAGCCTAATTTCGTTCAAGCTAATTTTGTCCCCTGTTCGGATGCATTTCTCACTGGGAACCaattcatggtggttgttgaactgtTGTTGCATCCTGTTGGGCAGATAAGTGACAGGGTTCAAAGGTGGAGAAGCCAATATCATACAAGGGAGAGCAACAAAATCACTTACAACTATGGCATATGCGTTGGCATCCTAGTGGTAAGGAGTGGCCTCATTCCGATTGAATTGGAACTACTTATTCCACAACCAGGAGAGCATTTGGCCTTGTTGCAACCCAAACCTCCATGGTCACCTCCTGTCTCACCACAATTTTCTACAGAATGCAGCAGCAATATGCGAACTAATTCAGAGTTTCTTCAGCTCACTGGAGCTCTTTGGGAATTGACTCAATCTTGGACCTTTACTGATCATTGCAGTACCTTGTCAAGCTATTGGTGGTGCTTCTCTTGGGGGCCAGATGCAGGTCTCACTACTACTCTGTTTTGGTTAGCCCATAACAGCACCAGGAAACTACAAGAGATGCCATGTATTTCTGGGAGCTCTAGTACCTGTGCTCGCTTGCATGCAATGAGATCCATAACTGAAGATTATCCCATAGCTTTTATCATGTGGCAGTTCATACAATCAGTTGAACATGCAACTTCTTGCAAGCAGTGGGGCCCGGGAGGATTGCATTTTGCGGAGCTAGAAGAGAACGAGcaccggcttgggggcaagccagTTGTTAAGGAGGAGGGGATGTCAGCGACCCAAATACGGCCACAGTTGCGTCGATCAGTTGGTAGCCCAAACTGCTGCCACGACAGGCGAAGCAACAAGCCCACCAAGTGATCAGCACATGGGCCGGGCCTGGTTGGGCGCCACTCCAGGGCAAGGCAGACTACAAATATCCACGGGAGGTGCAGCGAAGAGTCATCCGGGCTTGGATCACGAACGGCAACGGCGGCTTCCTCTTTCCCCTATCATCTCCTACCTCTTGTACTCCTCCTCAACCTCTTGTAGCTCAGCTTGATCTTCCTGTAATGGAGTAATTCGAGTGATTCGTAAGTGGGTACCTAACACGGCGGCTGCTCGGGATGAACACACGATATGCTTTTTTTAAAATTACGAAACAGGTGGGGAGGAAATACTAGACGAATCGTACGTACGCGGTGCGACCGGCCGAaatttcggccggcgcaccggcgcctatcaCTCGCCTAGAAATAAGCACCATTGTTTATAAAATGATTTATTTTTGTATAAAAACCTCTCCAAGCACTCCCCATTGTAGGATTCTAGAAATATAAACCTTTCATCGAAATCCGGAGCAACAGTTTACATAAAAATCAACCTCATCAGACAAAAAAACATTCATACATATTCAGCATGGttttaaaatttaaaaaaaatcagcgCAGACCCGCCAAATAGATCGCACTAATCTTCCAGCCATCTCACAATCATCGTGGCACAAGTCCGCAACAGCACACAATGAGCAGCCCAGACCAAGCTGGTGATCATACCAAATCGACAACACACCCCTAAGAAAAACATATCGACAACACAATTACTCCATAGTTCAAGCAGCTCACACAACTACTCTCTCCGTCATCGATATGTGAGGGAGTAGATAGCCATCACCTCAGCCTGCAAGCCCACCAAAGCTGCTTGTCACATAACCTCTTTGCTCTAGCTGTCGGCACCAGTACAAACCACAGAAAACTCTTTTGCAACAGACCCAAAAGGTGCCGTAACACTTAGCAAAAAAATGAATCATAGACCCAAAAGGTGCTCTCCGAACCTCACAGGATGGACACAAATAAATAAGGGCAGCTACAGAAACTATTGCGGAACAACAGCGAGTAACCAGCTCAAGCTCAATCACCACCCGAGACAAAAACCAAGTTCAGCAGCCGGTGCCCGCAGCTTGCTCAGCAGAAAATAAATAGGACCCTAGACCTCTCAGTCTCACCCTTCATACATATCCACACCTGATGACCCAAGGTACTACAACAGACCACAGAAGGAAGTAGAATGACCAGCACATGAGCTTCAGCGATGTATGATATATACCTGGCTATATCATATTACAGAGGTGAGGGGAACAGAGCAGAACGGTGAGAGGAGCAGAAACTAGAAAGGACCGCAAGGGCCGGTGCATGTAGTTATTTGTTCGCGCCAGAATATACATAGCATTATGTTCTTATCAGTTAAATATTTGATATAAGATTCTCAAGATAGGAGTAATCATACACTAGGACAAGCAAGTATAgagtcattttcttctcaattcatcAGACTCGGAAGAAAGGTAAATTATAACTAAGAACTTGAACTAAGAAGAACGGGAGAATATGTTGGAAATCATCACAAGCACAGTATATTTATTTCATACAGCATAAATGAATAAAGATGATTTCAATGAAAGATCGTGTTTGGCAGAGGGTACAGATGGAATGAGAATGAATTGACAAAACATTCCTACAAAATGAATTACGAACCAGATTCAATCACTAAACAGTGAAGAGTTGGCCTAAGGATGATCCTGGCAGCTATTTTTCAATAGAAGGAATCATCATGCTAGTGTATTCTTCTGACCATAGTAACTGATAAGAGTAATTTCTGGCATTTATACTGA
The Triticum dicoccoides isolate Atlit2015 ecotype Zavitan chromosome 3A, WEW_v2.0, whole genome shotgun sequence genome window above contains:
- the LOC119268552 gene encoding uncharacterized protein LOC119268552; the protein is MVPVTCSTECSTQVITVTHVEEVHDATTTLRPERAVDINDKEVEKLIPAWAPPTISTDTSLNKEFVPPVATTSNIDPKAIVQELDTSPLPSIDTSTPVVSDGEHGVLLVVSSNLAAPALTMHWADCPVPAGDWVKPLTATINSADETHDTAIAERLHLSSFEHQPWLPTVQVQFYHMGPLFRPSPWSSFRPLSVASYLEEPCSRIHSQSRGGSCFSPCLIRLTIRDVPRDDPINGTDSDRTCTNGIQHKVPESISTIGPLAVARSTEQEACLEEYQDASSFLHQSDPGDGIAVACEPDVSANLKSLDKGSVGSFGYRNDLVVTVDDMLKSTSEDNYSTRILIQDSAWHVSYEAFHFQYNERDPNSALNWFAHAKTTHDTHHATVVEYVIHMVRTLLIMIELEQCTNPGLFVKWVVESGSSKNSKVVWQTYGIFLERVCYGGPDYAISI